gcaaTACTACTATGAACAATCTGTGTACAAGTTTGCATGTGAAcactttcagttctcttgggtgtATATGTAGAAGTGAGATTTCTGAGTCAAATGCtaactttaactttttaaaaaactgccagACTGTTCTAAAGTGGCTGAGCCAGTTTACGTTCCCATCGTCAACATATGAGGGTTCcgggagttttatttttaacatcctTAAAAACACTCCTAATACTAAGATGCAGATTTGAATTCACTGAagcttttcttcaacttttaaaagaaactgtgTAAGTACAGCAGTATGTGTTCATTATAGAGAAATACTATCCTGAGAAGTTTAAAATCATTACCAATTATTCCACCATCCAGAGATTTAGTATTTCTAGAGTACTTTATATGTgcatggatatattttagttttacaaaatgggatttcactgtatACATTTTTTCCAAATTGGTATTACCAGTGCCCTGTGAATGTGTATGTTGTTAATTACAACAGTCTTCACATACCTCTGGGAAAAGGCACACTTGGTATGggggacattttattttctctgggtATCCAGAACAGTGCTTGGTGTGAGTTTGGGTTCATGGACCCTGCAAAAACTAAGAGTCCACAGGCTGGGAGCTGCTGGCTTAGCGTTTAGTTGCCTAAAAAGCTACCTTACTGTCAGTTTTGGTAAGGCacaaaatttgtttaatttaacctctttatctttttttaagcaCTCACTGAAAATGACCGAGACAGCCAGTCGCCATTGAAGAATCCTCTGTTGTCAACGTCAAGACCCCTGGTTTTCGGGAAACCCAATGGCACGTACCTCTTTTCATTGTTGCTTTCCTCTGGGCATACCACTGCAGTGGCAGGAGGCACCGAGGTTGCCCTCACCCCTCTTCTTGTAGCAGCCCTTTTCCCTTCATCCAATGAATTATCACCAAACTCAGTGCCTTTAGAGGCCAGAAGCGCTCTGAGTGGGGGTGTTGCTGGGTGGCTGCCCCTTGCCCCCACCACCAAGTTCCTTCCTCCTGTTTGCTGTTTCATGCGTCCTCTTAGAGCAGAAGTCTCCCAATTACCACCAACTGACTCTCCAGGGGAATCTCTTGCTTTCCAGTTTTGTACGGAATTCGCTTAGTGGAATTCCTCACCCCCTTGCTTCCCTCTCCTACAtagtttcctttttgctttcactgaacttatttaaattaaactacatgttgttttcctttgtttcaagGTGATGCAGTTGATTATCAGAAACAGCTGAAGCAAATGATTAAGGATTTGgccaaagaaaaagataaaactgagaaagaattgcccaaaatgagccaggtatggaCTTTCTTCAGTGCAGAGAAttaactttcttttaattttttttgagacagagtctcgctctgtcgcccaggctggactgcagtggcctgatctccgctcactgcaagctccgcctcccgggttcatgccattctcctgcctcagcctcccgagtggctgggactacaggtacccgccacctcacccagctagtttttttgtattttttagtagagacggggtttagtcatattagccaggacggtctcgatctcctaccctcatgatccacccgcctcggcctcccaaagtgctggggttacaggcgtgagtcaccgcgcgcGGCCATACCCAACCATTTTTCTATTCTTGGAATGATTGTGTAGCTAGATTCCACCTGAAGCACCTGTCCTCACATTACATATTCTCCATTTCAGCAGCAGTGTCTCAGATTACACTGAGAAACCAGGCATTACTGTtccatttcattttacatttagatacTGCATGGCCTTCCCACCATAGGACACGCCCTAACTTTATAGCTTTCAGCTGTTCCCAGTATTTTCCTATTATAAACTCTAGCTTAAAGATCCCTACAGATAAATCTGTAcattactgtgtttttttttttttttttgagatgaaatttcgctcttgttgcccaggctggagtgcaatggtgcaatcttggctcaccacaacctcggcctcctgggtttaagcgattctcctggctcggcctcccaagtagctgggattacaggcatgtgccaccacacccagctaattttgtatttttagtagagatggggtttctgtatgttggttgggctggtctcaagactcccaatctcaggtgatccgccctcctcagcctcccacagtgctgggattacaggcatgagccaccgtgcctggcctgctgtgGTTTCTTGAATTGCTTTGTTAAAGGGTGTGCACATCCTCTAGGAAGGTCTACCCATTTCCAAGTGTGTGCTGAAAGTCCCAGGAATCATCACCTTGTTTTCAGAGTGGAAGGGCAGAGACTACCTTTTCTTATATTGTGTGTCTTCAAAAGTACTGTCGTTTTCTCAAAGGTCACAGgtatcatgttaaaaaaaaaaaaaaaaaaaaaaaagggacactTCCACCCTGGTTCTGCTGCTACATAAGACTTATTTCAATTTCAGAGAGAATTTATCCAGTTCTGTAAAACTCTGTACAGTATGTTCCATGAAGATCCAGAAGAAAACGATTTGTACCAAGCCATCGCGACAGTCACCACGCTGCTGCTGCAGATCGGAGAGGTGGGGCAGCGAAGCAGCAGCTCTGGAAGCTGCTCCCAGGAGTGTGGGGAGGAGCTGCGGGCCTCAGCTCCTTCTCCTGAGGACTCGGTTTTTGCAGACACTGGGAAGACACCCCAGGACTCCCAGGCATTTCCAGAGGAGGCACAAGCGGACTGGACTGTCTCCCTTGAACATATTTTAGCTTCACTTCTGACTGAACAATCATTAGTAAACTTTTTTGAAAAGCCACTGGACATGAAATCCAAACTTGAAAATGCCAAGATCAATCAGTACAATCTCAAAACTTCTGAAATGAGCCACCAATCACAGTCTGAACTTAAGCTGAGTAACTTGTAGCAAGATAGCAGCTGCTATGCACACTGGAGTCTGCCATACCAAAGCACGGACCAGACTGTTTCTTGGGGTCAGCCCTAAACCGAGATTTCAGTCTACTTTACAAATAGGGCATCTGGGTAAACAACCTGACAAACTGGCCAGGGGAACCGACACAACcctcaagcatttcttttttttgagacggagtctcgctctgtcacccaggctggagtgcagtggccggatctcagctcactgcaagctccgtctcccgggtttacgccattctcctgcctcagcctccggagtagctgggactacaggcgcccgccacctcgacgggctagttttttgtattttttagtagagacggggtttcatcgtgttagccaggatggtctcgatctcctgacctcatgatccacccgcctcggcctcccaaagtgctgggattacaggcttgagccaccgcgcccggccccctcaaGCATTTCTATGTATTCTCTGAGAATTGTCAGCGCCCTAGGGTATCCATTGGTTCACTTGGTGCCAACTTGCAATTTTTACCAGATTGGCTGAAATGGGCACTTCTGCTGTGATGGTAGTGTGATTTTGCTCAGATGAACACGATGTATCATACTAACCAAGAAGCTAAGAGAGCCCCatactttcatttttcacttGGAATGACAATGGGAGAGGTCAGGAATCAAGTTCACGTTCAAGATCTAAGGGAGTCCACTATCTGTGCAAttgtatttggcttttttttgcACTGTTTCAATGCTGGTAATTGAaaccattttaatatatttggttGTATTCACTTTATATGTCCTTCCAAAAATGTTGTGTACAAACCATGCTTTCAATGTTGGCCTCCaagttttttaataaactttttgtATTTACTTGGTCCTTTTCTTTTACCTTGTAGTTAAGTGTCTTAAGCTGTAGATTGTGGCAGTGAATGGGTAAGCAGGAGACGTTGCTGCTGCCCATCCATGGTTTCTGGGTGGTGCAACACTAGGTACACTTCTCAGCCCCACCTTGGGTGTGCCCTACATCACCAGTGGGGCTTCAGAGACCTCTTTATGGCAGCATTTAACATACAGCTTGCAAATGCTGGTGAAACATAATCCCAGCAACACTGCTTTAGGACTGAACTATTAATACAAATTTTTGTTATTGATACCTTAAGGAACTTTACTTCTGAACCTTGGCTCCAGGTACAACAGGGCCATTACAAATGAGTTAAAATATGCATCTGGTTATCTCAccaaaaatcaattattttagaaGACAACTATATTCAACATAGATGTAGGCAGAAACTTAAAAGACGTACTGCCAcattaatttcattaaatttaagATGCTACAAATAGTATGTCATTTTAAAGTTGTTTCCTAAAATGTTATGATGCCAATGGCAAATGGATTCTACATCCTGGTTTCTGGAAAAATGCTTATCTTTGAATTAGCAAAACATACAAGTAGAATCATTAACAATATGCCTTCAGTATCCCAACTACCCAGAACAGTGGTTCTAAAACTAGGTTGCAATTTGAAATCACCTTTAAAAACCTGCCTAGACCCTGTTCACAAATCCAACCCCAGGGGATGGGGAGAAAGCAACACAGGCAATCAATGTGGGAAAAGCTCTTCAAATGATCCCATAATTAGGATAGGATATACAAGCACATTATGCTGCAACTAAAAAGAACCAAAACAAAGtcaattttataactttatttgatGTATTTGATGATCAGCGATTAGTTCTCATCCACATTGACTGTCTGTAGATCTGTAAAGAAAATGACAGTCAACTTCCACACCCACATCACATTTCATATTTCAACTCTAAAAACCTTTTGTAGACGGGTCTGGGCGTGTAGCATTCTATTTTCCACAACCTTTTTACATCCCAGATATGGGCCAGTTTTGCATTCTTTAGCATCTTCCCACACCAACACACAATTTAAAAAGGGTACAATGATGTGTGTCACCCCTAGCTTAACAGatgaattcacattttaaaggaGGTAAGGACATTTTTCTAATGAACTTAAATGGCTTTATGGGATGGAGAACTTACTTTTGAAAGTGGTAACAGGTACATAGGTAACCAAAGTATAGAGCTTATTTGGTGAATCTTCATCCTCATTACGTTTTCTGGACAGCCGCACACGGATTCGGTATGGGACATTcctaataaaaacataattgtGTTGCTAAAGTCAATGCCTCCTTTCAACCAAGCAGCCACTAGCTGTGTTCACATATCTCAGATCCCTGCTTCTAATGCTGTCCTTTGCTCTACTGACCAACCTAGAACTTACCAGTTCCCTGGAAAATGAAACATAACCCCCAGATGAACATTAAATGCTGTTACCACAGGAGGGATGCCTGTTTGAAGATATGTTAAGGTAGCCACCATTGATATTCAACCAATTAATCCTACGCAGATATCTGGGTCCAAATGTGTTAGTCTTTTGTCTATCACCAGAAACTTATGTGATTTTTGTTACATTAAATTgtgaaggccaggcgcggtggcttaagcctgtaatcccagcactttgggaggctgaggtgggtgtatcatctgaggtcaagagtttgagaccactctggccaacatggtaaaacccccatctccactaaaaatacaaaaaataagagccaggcgtggtggctgcctgtaatcccagccacttgggaggctgaggcaggaaaacagcttgaacccaggagctgaacgttgcagggagctgagactacaccactgcacttcagcccgggcaacattaactccatctcaaaacaaaaaacactgttaAAAACTCTGCCACAGGCGCATATTCAGTTTATCTCCACATGCAATCCCCTTGTCTTATCTCATCCTCCCTCTAGCATCACAGCTGATTCTCTTTCCTCTATCGATCTTAGGATGTGCCGGGTATTGTTCTAGGCCCCGGATTCCTATAAACTCAGGACCTCTTttggctcctgtaatcccattcCTCTTATCCCAAGGCAGGCATCGGAGGACACCTCTTCTGCTGCACCCTTAAATGTCCACCCACAGAAGAGCTGGGTCTCAGGTCCCTGTCTTGTTCATCTCACTTAATCCTAAGTTTTAAATACCACACAGATGCAGACAGTCCTCCCCGCACCCGTTTCCAGAATCAAGTAGTCCACACTGTCATCATTCCTCTAGCTGCCCTTCACTCCACTTCTGTTCTGGCACCTCATGACATCCTTTAAAGCACAAGCCTCCCCTGCTTTCTGGTTCCACTTTAGAGCAGGGTCCCCCAACACCAGCACTAACACCTGGGCTAGGCAACTCTTTGAGGGAGCAGCCCCATGAATTGTAGGGTGTTTAGTGTACCTGGCCCATAGTATCCCTCAGTAGTGACAACAACAAACACTGCCCCTGACACAACCCCGAGGAGGACAGGTAAACTGTCCCAGGCCAAGAACCACTTCTCTCATGGTGGACTTGCCTTGCTGTCTAGAGCTACCCTACATGGTCAGCCctcacccctccctcctcctccactgGGCTCAGTCATTTATTCCACCCTACCTGCACTCACCACCCTGCTCCCAGATCCCGCCAAGCTTCCTCTCTGTGCAATGCTCTTTCCCACCCTACACTGCTGGCTCCTTCACTTGGGTCTCAGTTCATAAGCCATTAAATTAAGGGCTTCCCTGCAGATACTATCCAACCTAagtcacagtatttttttttatacttccACGTGCACTAACCAAATTACTGAACTGATACGGGCTCTTGCAGGGTAAGTGAAGCTGGTGTCATTGCAAAAGTTCACCTTCAAATACAGATAACTTTAGCACCTTATTCCTTTGGCCCAGACAGCTTTGTTGAGCCTGGTATCAATGCGCACATCTGGAGTTCCCATTTCCTTCATGGCAAATTTCCGAATCTCTTTGAGTGCCCGAGGGGCACGCTTCTTGAAGCCCCTACGATTCAAACATAAAGTGAACAAATTAAAGGAGCACGAAATTAGGTACATGTAAGAAATCCTCAATGTCGTTGAGAGGCTCCTGGAAACTGACTTTAAGCAATGTCCAATTTAACAAAACCAAGTTTTTACAGCATACAATAGGCCAGTGTGCTTCAAGCtcagtgaggacttactgtagaTGGTATGTCCTCCTAAAACCAGCCTAAACCAAACCTTCAACTAGGCAGTAACAATCTTTTTTTCCCACCAGTGTGTAATGCCCAGCAACTAGCATAATACTTAGGACAAGAAGATGCATAATCCACTTTCTGaaatcctcaaaatattaaatttgattaAATGTCATGTCTTAAGACAGGACATGTTTTTGGAAGAGATCATTCAATGCTATTAACTTCATCTATGCTTAAAGAGCAGGGGCCTGAAATGTGCAGGCAGGTTTCTTCTTGAGTATGATGAGGGCAACAGTTAACTCTATGAACGCATCAAGCAAGTTCACTTCACTTAAATACTTAAACATCCAGAAGTAAAAGGTAGTAGAAATAACAGCAGTTGGCAATCCGTTGTTCTTCACACAGCTTATGTAAGCAACCTATTGGTTACAGCTGACGGTATCTAGTactacagagaaaaacaaaccagggaaaagagaaagcattAGGGAAAGGGGCTGCAGGTTTCTCTAAGACGGCCAAggtgggtcaggtgtggtggcgggctcctgtaatcccagctgctccagaggctaaggcacggaggcggaggttgcagcgagccgagatcgcgccactgcactccaggttggggacggagcaagactccgtcttaaaaaaaaaaaaaaaaaaaaaagggtgacaTTGGACTCAAGATCTAAAGGCAACGAAGCATTTATTTGTGGAAAAAAACATTCAGgcatagggaaaaataaaagagtaaaaattcaACAAAGCAGCTACTTTGAAACAGAAGCACGCCCGGTATGATTAAGCGGGTCAGCCAATGTGGGATCACGGCAAGAACTCTTGATTTCTAACCTAAGATAGACCGATGCAGGATCTGAGAATAGATCCCTACGTATGTCTGGGTAGGGAAGGGAACAGGAGCAGGGAGCTGCTACTGTCAACATTCCGGTAAGAATGGGGACGGTCAGAAAGACCAACGCAGCTGGTCAGACGGTGAATGTATTCGGAAAGCAGAGCCCACAGGATTTGTTAAATTGCCAATGAATGAAATAGGGAAGGCCACAAGAGGAAGAGATTGGGGTGGAGATGATTCGGCGCATCTCTGAGAGTGACAACCAGACGCATGAGTTCGAGCCCCAGGGCGGCTACAGGGATACTCACACTCCATGGATGCGCTTGTGAATGTTGATGGTGTATTCTCGGGTCACCACCTCGTTGATGGCAGAACGGCCCTTTTTCTTCTCGCCACCCTTCTTTGCGGGAGCCATCTAAATGCAGGCGACACGGAGGCTCAGAGCAGAGTTGAACAAGCTCAAGCCAAGTCCTCCCTCCCAGCCTCACGCGGTCACTCTCGGGGCGCTTCCAGGTGCTGAGAGTCTGGCCAGGTTAAGTCGGTCACCCAGTGGCCCACGCACCCGCGCCCCTCAGACACCTCCGACCTGGAAATACCTGCCGCCCCGGCTCCCCTAAGCCCGGACACTTTCCTCCTCAGGCTTCGGGAGCCCTTAAACGCAGCGTGTATTCCCATTTCCCACAACCGGAGACCCGGGCTAGCTCGGGAGAGATTTTGCGGTCCCAGTTAACACAATCCCAAAGGAGGATGGGGCCGGATTCCAGAAGCCCAGACTCCGCCACCCATACTCACTCTGCCGGGTCCAAGCTGGAAAGGAAGAGCGCGAAGTATTGTGGGAGAAGCAAAGCCGCAGTTGCAAGTACAACTTCCGGGTCGCCAGGCAAGGGGGTGTGGCTAGGGAAGGGGAGAGACGAGGCTGTGACGTCAGCGGCGCGCGCCGAAGTGGGGACAGCGAAAGGGCGTCGGGGCGGGGCCGCGCCTTTGGGCCGCGAGCTCGAGTCCCGCTTCTCTCTGACGGAGTCCGTCTGGCTCCGCGAAGGAACTTGCGTCTCGTGTCTAAGTCTTCGGATAAAACCAAAACCCAGGCCTACAGATGTATGAGAGCAGGGCCAGGGAGGGAGACTTTCGTTTGTTTTCCGCATTCATTCATGCATCCGACCAACACTGACTGAGCCTGAGTCGAGCGAGGTACCTGGCTGGCGGTCCCAGAGTCAGACGCAGCCCGGCGTTGGAGGTGCCTGCGTCGAGCAGGGCCGGCACGGGATTGCCAGTCGTTGCTGTCAAGGGCGGTGGAGCCACAGGCCTGTCGCGTCGTCCGGGTGCATGGGTGACCGAGTGGGTTGGATATGACCCGAGAAATGACAGATGTGAGATGACACGACAGGGAGATCTGAGGAGGTCCCCAGAGAATGGGACTGCGTGTCACCAGCCTAGAGATTCGGAGTCAGTTGGATCTGTGGACccatgtcttcctttttcttgacGAACTCCCTTCTTTCACAGGAGCGCACCATTTTTAGTGGTTTCGTAAGATGAGTACACAAGCTAAAAAGTTTCTGAGCCCTCAGATATCTGAGAATTTATTCAACCCTCAAATTTAAATTCTGGCTTATATGGAATTCTAAATTGAAAAGAATTTCTCCCCAGCATTTTGAAGGCAGGTTTCATTGTCTTCCATTTTTCGGTGTGGTTGAGAAGTGATgcgttatttttttctctctgaaagatTTTAGGATCTTCTCTTTAAAGTTGTGAAACTTCATGATGATGGTACCTTGAATTTAAGAGAAATTTCTCAGGACTAAAGAGCTTGATGTCCCAAGCTGAAAGGGTCCACTTAATGCCTGGCACTTTGGTGAACGGGAAAATGCCCGGACCGAGTCACCCCTAACCTACTAACAGAGTTTTCAGCAGTGGACATGTTTCAGGACCTCACAGACAAGACTGGAGGCAGGCAATTTCTGGGCTGGAACAGGGACTCTGATCTCATGAGGAACCTTTGCATCCTGTATCAAGGTAGATGATGCACTTGTAGGTTTCCCAGCAGTCGTCAAAGGCAAGAGATGGTGTTGGACAAGCAAGCCTCCCCCCATTCCTCTTATCAGACTCCAAAGGCCTTTCTAGAAACCTCCAGTCGCTTTCTGCCTGTCATTGGCTAGAACTAGGGACTCCATTTCAGTTAGGCTGGGAGAGCACATACCCGCCAAAAGCAAATGGGATTGTCATCATTACCTTGGCCTAATGATGAGTTGTGTATTTTTTGGGCTGGGCTAGACACAttgcttttgtttggtttttgtttttgtgtgtgtgtgtgtgtgttttgaggcggagtctctctctgtcacccaggctagagtgctgtggcgtgatctcggctcactgcaagctccgcctaccgggttcacaccattcttctgcctcagccttccaagtagct
This Theropithecus gelada isolate Dixy chromosome 13, Tgel_1.0, whole genome shotgun sequence DNA region includes the following protein-coding sequences:
- the RPL31 gene encoding 60S ribosomal protein L31, which codes for MAPAKKGGEKKKGRSAINEVVTREYTINIHKRIHGVGFKKRAPRALKEIRKFAMKEMGTPDVRIDTRLNKAVWAKGIRNVPYRIRVRLSRKRNEDEDSPNKLYTLVTYVPVTTFKNLQTVNVDEN